A stretch of the Flavobacterium sp. 5 genome encodes the following:
- a CDS encoding PAS domain S-box protein, with the protein MKENLPSVEELLQKIKKQEHTISLLQKKIDSIANFEFFTRETSDFICVSDLNSYFKEFNLVFINKLGYSKRELLVNSYIQYVYPEDIPKTRNALQELLNGNKTVIFENRILSKKGELITVQWTSIINPSKNLVYSIGRDITEIRKVQEKLFASESLLNDAQKIAKIGSWEFNLLNNDLIWSNELYCIFEMEKKPSNHLFDNYLKYFSEEDKEMVYSKIHACVQNKKPYEVTHKILFPDNRTKWIYGTGIPILNDKDEVVALRGVVQDITEKKRIENEILAKEKEVAVIKEKEREQESNAKFRNYVENAPDGVMVVNMEGCFIEVNPAASKITGYSKKKLLKKKLRDLTPSDSLVNIEPIFSTLFLKGTSNDSIPFIHQDGTIRDWSIDAVKLSEKQILLFVKDVTERKKAEVKLKESELFLKETQDIAQIGTYSINMYTGKWARTDLLNTIFGIDSDYDLNAESFTALVHPDWKENLELYFQDEVVNKRKPFDREYKIIRVNDKAERWVHGMGSLKWDNENKPLVVLGTIRDITEHKLLELELIKSKEKAEENEKDLYVKYIEYEEINERLKQTNRELKKATTQAEEANRAKSDFLSNMSHEIRTPLNGIVGFTDLLMKTNLEKNQLEYMSTVNISANSLMEIINDILDFSKIESGKLELHIEDIDLFRLLHQVIELFKHQANLKNIVLTLAIGENVPQFIYADSIRLKQILVNLISNALKFTSFGHIRLDVEHVKEGKKKTVIKFSIKDTGIGIKHYNQKKIFNSFVQEDSATSRKFGGTGLGLAISNLLLGLMKSSMQLKSKYGDGSDFFFFIKFKKAEPIKENFTELATHRVIKKIEKTKNLDAYRILIVEDNKINMFLAKTLVKRIIPNAVILEGRDGQEGVEQFEVNKPDLILMDIQMPIKNGYEATLEIRALKNGDKIPIIALTAGIMLGEKDKCLEFGMNDYVSKPIIEDDLDVIIHKWLP; encoded by the coding sequence ATGAAAGAAAATTTACCATCTGTTGAAGAATTATTACAAAAAATAAAAAAACAAGAACATACTATTTCGCTATTGCAAAAGAAGATTGACTCTATTGCAAATTTTGAGTTTTTTACCCGAGAAACTTCCGATTTTATTTGTGTTTCGGATTTAAATAGTTATTTCAAAGAATTTAATCTTGTATTCATTAATAAACTAGGATATTCTAAAAGAGAATTACTGGTAAATAGCTATATTCAATATGTTTATCCAGAAGATATTCCTAAAACAAGGAACGCTTTACAAGAACTTTTAAATGGGAATAAAACCGTAATTTTTGAAAATAGAATCCTTTCCAAAAAAGGAGAACTAATAACGGTGCAATGGACTTCAATTATAAATCCTTCTAAAAATTTGGTGTATTCCATAGGAAGAGACATTACTGAAATTAGAAAAGTTCAAGAAAAATTATTCGCAAGCGAAAGTTTACTAAATGATGCTCAGAAAATTGCAAAAATTGGAAGTTGGGAATTCAATCTTCTAAACAATGATTTAATTTGGTCTAACGAACTGTATTGTATTTTCGAAATGGAGAAGAAGCCAAGTAATCATTTATTTGATAATTATTTGAAATATTTTTCTGAAGAGGATAAGGAGATGGTATATAGTAAAATACATGCATGTGTGCAAAATAAAAAACCTTATGAAGTAACTCATAAAATACTATTTCCTGACAATCGAACCAAGTGGATTTATGGAACAGGAATTCCAATATTAAATGATAAAGACGAAGTAGTAGCTTTACGAGGGGTTGTTCAAGATATTACCGAAAAAAAAAGAATAGAAAATGAAATTTTAGCAAAAGAAAAAGAAGTTGCCGTTATTAAAGAGAAAGAGAGAGAACAAGAGAGTAATGCTAAGTTTAGAAACTATGTAGAGAATGCTCCAGATGGAGTTATGGTGGTAAATATGGAGGGATGCTTTATAGAAGTGAATCCGGCTGCTTCTAAGATTACAGGCTATTCCAAAAAGAAATTATTAAAAAAAAAGCTGAGAGATTTAACGCCATCGGATTCTCTAGTAAATATTGAACCTATTTTTTCAACTCTTTTTTTGAAAGGAACTTCAAATGATAGTATACCTTTTATACATCAAGATGGAACTATACGTGACTGGTCAATTGATGCTGTTAAACTTTCGGAAAAGCAAATTTTATTGTTTGTAAAAGATGTGACTGAACGGAAAAAAGCAGAAGTAAAGCTAAAGGAAAGTGAACTTTTTTTAAAAGAAACTCAGGATATTGCTCAAATAGGAACCTATAGTATCAATATGTATACAGGAAAATGGGCACGTACCGATTTGTTGAATACAATTTTTGGAATTGATTCTGATTATGATTTGAACGCAGAATCATTTACCGCTCTAGTTCATCCGGATTGGAAAGAAAATTTAGAACTTTATTTTCAAGATGAAGTGGTTAATAAAAGAAAACCATTTGATAGAGAATATAAAATTATAAGAGTAAACGATAAGGCAGAACGTTGGGTGCATGGAATGGGAAGCTTAAAATGGGACAATGAGAACAAGCCATTAGTTGTTTTAGGAACCATTCGTGACATTACAGAGCACAAATTATTAGAATTGGAATTGATAAAATCTAAAGAAAAAGCCGAAGAAAATGAAAAAGATTTATATGTAAAGTATATTGAATATGAAGAAATAAACGAAAGGTTAAAACAAACTAATAGGGAACTAAAAAAAGCAACAACTCAGGCAGAAGAAGCCAATAGAGCCAAATCGGATTTTTTATCCAATATGAGTCACGAGATTAGAACACCATTAAATGGTATTGTGGGTTTTACCGATTTATTGATGAAAACTAATCTCGAAAAAAACCAATTGGAATATATGTCTACGGTTAATATTTCGGCCAATTCATTAATGGAAATTATTAATGATATTTTAGATTTTTCTAAAATTGAGTCTGGAAAATTGGAATTACACATTGAGGATATTGATCTTTTTCGACTATTACATCAAGTGATAGAATTGTTTAAACACCAAGCCAATTTAAAAAATATTGTTTTAACGCTTGCAATCGGAGAAAACGTTCCACAATTTATTTACGCAGATTCAATACGATTGAAACAAATATTGGTAAATTTAATTAGTAATGCATTAAAATTTACCTCTTTTGGACATATTAGATTAGATGTCGAACATGTAAAAGAGGGTAAAAAAAAGACGGTTATAAAATTTTCTATTAAAGATACAGGTATTGGAATTAAGCATTACAATCAAAAAAAGATTTTTAATTCATTTGTACAAGAGGATAGTGCTACTTCTCGAAAATTTGGAGGAACAGGTTTAGGTTTGGCAATTTCTAATTTGCTGCTTGGACTAATGAAAAGCAGTATGCAGCTAAAAAGTAAATATGGAGATGGAAGTGATTTTTTCTTTTTTATAAAATTTAAAAAAGCAGAGCCTATAAAAGAGAATTTTACTGAGTTAGCAACACATAGAGTAATTAAAAAAATAGAGAAAACAAAAAACCTAGATGCATATCGAATTTTAATTGTAGAAGATAACAAAATAAATATGTTTTTAGCGAAGACTCTAGTGAAAAGAATTATTCCAAATGCTGTTATTTTGGAGGGTAGGGATGGTCAGGAAGGGGTTGAACAATTTGAAGTAAACAAACCTGACTTGATTTTAATGGATATTCAAATGCCTATAAAAAATGGATACGAAGCTACTCTCGAAATCAGAGCTCTTAAAAATGGTGATAAAATACCTATTATTGCTTTGACAGCAGGAATTATGCTTGGGGAGAAAGATAAATGCTTAGAGTTTGGTATGAATGATTATGTTTCAAAACCAATAATAGAAGATGATCTGGATGTGATTATTCATAAATGGTTACCATAG
- a CDS encoding PAS domain-containing protein codes for MEKAIKEFSYEELLKKVEEQDILIKELNNERQDITNFEYFVKDSPDLVCIVDSDAYYKFVNDSFSKVLGYSREELVSIPFFNFIHPDDLDITSSTFKNLAKTSPVIDFENRYIKKNGEIVILQWKANLNRSNNLVYAIARDITDIRKTQEKLLSSERSLNEAQKIAKFGSWDFILMTQELNWSNELYEIFEFEKIPNDPELYNKFKSCFFPKDAEELSINIENTITNRVPYEMEHRILLPNQTIKWVFCTGVSIVDSNNNVVALKGVVQDITQKKQIDDAIKAKEKAEASNKAKSDFLANMSHEIRTPLNGIVGFTDLLLKTKFDKDQLEYLSTVNESANTLMEIINNILDFSKIESGKLELISEEIDVYELSSQIINLFKYEANHKKIDLLLHIDENVSQFIVGDSFRLKQILVNLLSNAMKFTFSGHIKLNITQVEKDETISSIKFSVIDTGIGIKVQNQKKIFQSFIQADNTTTRKYGGTGLGLAISSQLLALKNSELKLSSSYGIGSEFFFIIDFEKIEQKQNNSVVETSIERNKSSKPSNSLDNYKVLIAEDNKINMLLAKTLVQKIVANCTIIEATNGYDAVVLAEIELPDLILMDIQMPIQNGYDATAAIRKSKTTMNIPVIALTAGVLNGEKEKCISHGMSDYITKPIVHTDLEKVLHMWLKK; via the coding sequence ATGGAAAAGGCAATAAAAGAATTTAGCTATGAAGAACTTCTTAAAAAAGTAGAAGAACAAGATATACTTATAAAAGAATTAAATAATGAAAGGCAGGACATAACTAATTTTGAATATTTTGTAAAAGATTCTCCAGACTTAGTATGTATTGTGGATTCCGATGCCTATTACAAATTTGTTAATGATTCTTTCAGTAAAGTACTTGGATATTCGAGAGAAGAATTAGTATCCATACCTTTTTTTAATTTCATTCACCCAGATGATTTAGATATTACTTCATCTACTTTCAAAAATTTAGCAAAAACTTCTCCAGTAATCGATTTTGAAAACAGGTATATAAAAAAAAATGGCGAGATTGTTATTTTGCAATGGAAAGCCAATTTAAATAGGTCTAATAATTTAGTTTATGCGATTGCCAGAGATATTACAGATATTAGAAAAACTCAGGAGAAACTTTTATCCAGTGAAAGATCACTCAACGAAGCGCAAAAAATTGCAAAATTTGGAAGTTGGGATTTTATTTTAATGACTCAAGAATTAAACTGGTCCAACGAATTATATGAAATTTTCGAATTTGAAAAAATACCAAATGATCCGGAACTTTATAATAAATTCAAATCTTGTTTTTTTCCAAAAGATGCCGAAGAATTAAGTATCAATATTGAAAATACGATTACAAACAGGGTACCTTATGAAATGGAGCATCGTATTCTGTTACCAAATCAAACCATAAAATGGGTATTTTGCACAGGAGTTTCAATAGTAGATAGTAATAATAATGTAGTGGCGCTAAAAGGAGTTGTCCAGGATATTACTCAAAAAAAACAGATAGATGATGCTATAAAAGCCAAAGAAAAAGCGGAAGCTTCTAATAAAGCAAAATCGGATTTCTTAGCAAACATGAGTCATGAAATACGTACTCCGCTTAATGGAATTGTCGGTTTTACGGATTTGTTATTAAAAACAAAATTTGATAAAGATCAATTAGAATATCTATCTACTGTAAATGAATCGGCTAATACGTTAATGGAAATCATTAATAATATTCTTGATTTTTCAAAGATCGAATCGGGCAAGTTAGAATTGATTTCTGAAGAAATTGATGTTTACGAATTATCAAGTCAGATAATAAATTTATTCAAATACGAAGCCAATCATAAAAAAATTGATTTATTACTTCATATTGACGAAAATGTCTCGCAATTTATTGTGGGAGATTCTTTTCGACTGAAGCAAATATTAGTTAATTTATTGAGTAATGCTATGAAGTTTACTTTTTCAGGGCATATCAAATTAAATATAACGCAAGTAGAAAAAGATGAGACAATCTCAAGTATTAAATTTTCGGTAATTGATACAGGAATTGGTATTAAGGTTCAAAATCAAAAGAAAATTTTTCAATCTTTTATTCAAGCAGATAATACAACTACCAGAAAGTACGGAGGAACTGGTTTAGGATTAGCTATTTCAAGTCAATTATTAGCCTTAAAGAACAGTGAACTCAAATTGAGTAGTTCATATGGTATAGGCAGTGAATTCTTTTTCATTATAGACTTTGAAAAAATCGAGCAAAAACAAAATAATTCAGTTGTTGAAACGAGTATTGAAAGAAACAAATCTTCCAAGCCATCAAACTCACTAGATAACTATAAAGTGTTAATTGCCGAAGACAATAAAATAAATATGCTTTTGGCAAAAACATTAGTTCAAAAAATTGTAGCCAATTGTACTATAATTGAAGCCACCAATGGTTATGATGCTGTTGTTTTGGCTGAAATAGAACTACCAGATCTTATTTTAATGGACATACAGATGCCAATTCAAAATGGCTATGATGCTACAGCTGCCATTAGAAAATCAAAAACCACTATGAATATTCCTGTAATCGCTTTAACTGCGGGAGTTTTAAATGGTGAAAAAGAGAAATGTATTAGCCACGGAATGTCGGATTATATTACAAAACCGATAGTGCATACCGATTTAGAAAAAGTACTACATATGTGGTTGAAAAAGTAA
- the trxA gene encoding thioredoxin: protein MSAFNNIIQSEKPVLVDFFATWCGPCQTLAPILKEVKDNLGEQISIIKIDVDKNQQIASQYQVRGVPTMILFQNGKQLWRQSGVLSSSDLIKIIKEKHSF from the coding sequence ATGAGTGCTTTCAACAACATTATTCAATCAGAGAAACCTGTTTTGGTTGATTTTTTTGCCACTTGGTGTGGTCCTTGTCAAACATTGGCTCCTATTTTAAAAGAAGTAAAAGATAATTTGGGAGAACAAATTTCAATCATCAAAATTGATGTCGACAAAAATCAACAAATAGCTTCTCAATATCAAGTTCGTGGAGTCCCAACAATGATTCTCTTCCAAAACGGAAAACAATTATGGAGACAATCGGGTGTTCTAAGTAGCTCTGATTTAATTAAAATAATTAAAGAAAAGCACAGTTTTTAA
- a CDS encoding methyltransferase domain-containing protein produces MDNLKCCVVACDNPLDQTYWDNQYKANTTGWDLGTVSLPIKSYIDTLKDKNTRILIPGCGNTYEAVYLLEQGFTNVTVIDIAPTLVQNLKTKFKDNPNINILLGDFFEHKGEYDLILEQTFFCALPPTMRQKYVWKMHQLLAKEGKIAGLLFNRTFETNPPFGGSREEYEMLFKAAFDFLKIEVSQNSVTPRAGTELWIEIQKNNTVIVNLYSFEGITCNGCSNAVSEKFTAIDGVLNVNMSTNFAEILIISNFEINLKTFQKEISYDPKYKIENPIL; encoded by the coding sequence ATGGACAATTTAAAATGTTGCGTAGTAGCTTGTGATAATCCTTTGGATCAAACCTATTGGGACAATCAATATAAAGCCAATACAACAGGTTGGGATCTTGGAACAGTATCACTGCCTATAAAAAGTTATATCGATACTTTAAAAGATAAAAACACTCGAATTTTAATTCCCGGTTGTGGAAACACCTATGAAGCAGTGTATCTTTTAGAACAAGGTTTTACAAATGTTACCGTTATTGATATTGCCCCTACATTGGTTCAAAATCTAAAAACCAAATTCAAAGATAATCCTAACATCAATATTCTATTAGGAGATTTTTTTGAACATAAAGGCGAATATGATTTGATCCTCGAACAAACTTTTTTCTGTGCTTTGCCTCCCACAATGCGCCAAAAATACGTTTGGAAAATGCATCAGCTATTAGCTAAAGAAGGAAAAATTGCCGGATTATTATTCAACCGAACATTCGAAACAAATCCTCCATTTGGTGGAAGCCGAGAAGAATATGAAATGCTTTTCAAGGCAGCTTTCGACTTTTTAAAAATAGAAGTATCTCAAAATTCAGTAACACCAAGAGCTGGAACCGAATTATGGATAGAAATACAAAAAAACAATACAGTTATTGTAAATTTATATTCATTTGAAGGCATCACTTGTAATGGATGTAGCAATGCAGTTTCCGAAAAGTTTACTGCAATTGATGGCGTTTTGAATGTAAATATGAGTACAAATTTTGCTGAAATATTAATAATAAGTAATTTTGAAATTAATTTGAAAACTTTTCAAAAAGAAATTAGCTACGATCCCAAATATAAAATTGAAAATCCCATTTTATAA